A genomic segment from Anas platyrhynchos isolate ZD024472 breed Pekin duck chromosome 5, IASCAAS_PekinDuck_T2T, whole genome shotgun sequence encodes:
- the NID2 gene encoding nidogen-2 isoform X3, with the protein MRAVAGPGLLAGLLGLFLAGIVQALPRPGLLPHGPTLGDLLLKPGDDESSPAVALPRALRLYGRAARRLYVGTNGVISTQDFPGEPQYVDDDFPTDFPVVAPFLADLDTSGGRGDIHYRHDTSPAVLNQAAGYIRAGFPLTAGSFVPDGVFVATWEDVGAYQELAPGAQPSAQLNTFQAAIAYDEDDTYVIFLYPEGGLQFLGTRPKESYNVQLELPARVGFSRGDSDDGRREGLFYSVASTEQALRLLERGSNAGVPGVWVFHVGSSGPLEHVEPGGNEGGSPGTPQSPAAPTEPPARPRWAPTSPRPRHHGQLSIVPVGLPVSPGQERSRRLQPDGDTPQRYPANPASYSSGHHGVGVEEDVHFNTDVFTYSAGSRETCAQHHGRCSPHAFCTDYATGLCCHCQASYYGNGRQCLPEGAVHRLNGKVSGSLVVGRTPVRFQDVDLHAYIVGSDGRAYTAISGVPAPAARALLPLLPLGGLFGWLFALEEPGYENGFSITGAEFTQHLQVTFYPGEEQVHITQTAEGLGPDNYLSLKTHIQGQVPFIPENSTVHVGPYKELYHYSGSAVTSSAHRDYVLTSGATNQTLSYRLHQNITFSGCPHARGRLPPLQRLSVARAFALYDAQEQALRYALAGRIGSAHDDAERPPVNPCRDGTHTCEATARCQPGTGLGYTCECADGYRGDGRGCQDVDECGEGLSQCGPFSVCLNTPGSYRCECRSGYRLAEDGHACVPLADPCEDGSHPCAPRDRARCLPRAGGIPACECLPGYTGDGRDCTDVDECAENPCHPAAACHNSPGSFSCQCQPGYEGDGFQCAHAQGSTQRLTPCEHERLYPRVPGHAAQCDERGGYRPLQCHGGTGHCWCVDASGQEIAGTRTAPGSTPPRCGNPAGSSQQLTPCEHERLYPRVVPPGPSPVGDGHVPQCDERGGYRPLQCHGSTGHCWCVDAAGQEIAGTRTAPGSTPPRCGNPEPTERPPSMCERWRQSLLEHYGGSPRGDQYVPQCDTGGHFTPLQCHGDSGYCWCVDESGREIQGTRSEPGSPPPCLPSVAPPSVRPSPRPDVSPPGTGTFLLYAQGQQIGYLPLNGTRLQKEEAKTLLSLHGSIVVGIDYDCRERTVYWTDVAGRTINRASLEPGAEPETVISSGLLSPEGLAVDHLRRAMFWTDSGLDKIERARLDGSERRVLFDTELVNPRAIAVDPVRGNLYWTDWNREAPKIETATVNGANRRVLVSKDIGLPNGLTFDPFSKLLCWADAGTKNLECTFPDGAGRRIIQNSLNYPFSIISYADHFYHTDWRRDGVIAVNKETGSFTDEYLPEHRSHLYGITAVYPYCPGARK; encoded by the exons ATGCGGGCggtggcggggccggggctgttGGCCGGGCTCCTGGGGCTTTTTTTGGCCGGGATCGTTCAAGCTCTGCCCCGTCCGGGGCTCCTGCCCCACGGGCCGACCCTCGGAGACCTCCTCTTGAAGCCTGGAGACGATGAGAGCTCCCCCGCCGTGGCCCTGCCCCGAGCCCTGCGCCTCTACGGCCGCGCCGCCCGGCGCCTCTAC GTGGGGACCAACGGGGTCATCTCCACCCAAGATttccccggggagccccagTACGTGGACGACGATTTCCCCACGGACTTCCCCGTCGTCGCTCCCTTCCTGGCCGACCTGGACACCTCGGGCGGCAGGGGGGACATCCACTACCGCCACGACACCTCCCCGGCCGTGCTGAACCAGGCTGCGGGGTACATCCGAGCCGGGTTCCCCCTCACCGCCGGCTCCTTCGTGCCCGACGGCGTCTTCGTGGCCACCTGGGAGGACGTGGGCGCCTACCAGGAGTTGGCACCGGGCGCCCAGCCCTCGGCGCAG CTCAACACCTTCCAGGCAGCCATCGCCTACGACGAGGATGACACCTACGTCATCTTCCTCTACCCCGAGGGCGGCCTCCAGTTCCTGGGGACGCGGCCCAAGGAATCCTACAACGTCCAGCTGGAGCTGCCGGCCAGGGTGGGCTTCAGCCGCGGGGACAGCGACGACGGGAGGAGAGAGGGGCTCTTCTACAGCGTGGCCAGCACCGAGCAGGCGCTGAGGCTCCTCGAGCG ggggaGCAACGCGGGGGTGCCCGGCGTGTGGGTCTTCCACGTGGGCAGCTCGGGACCCCTGGAGCACGTGGAGCCGGGGGGCAATGAAGGAGGCAGCCCCGGCACCCCGCAGAGCCCCGCGGCGCCCACGGAGCCGCCGGCACGACCCCGCTGGGCGCCCACCTCACCGCGTCCCCGCCACCACGGCCAGCTGAGCATCGTCCCCGTGGGGCTGCCCGTGTCCCCGGGGCAGGAGCGGAGCCGGCGGCTGCAGCCCGACGGGGACACCCCACAGAGATACCCCGCAAACCCCGCGTCCTACAGCTCCGGGCACCACGGCGTGGGCGTGGAGGAGGACGTGCATTTTAACACCGACG TGTTCACCTACAGCGCGGGCAGCAGGGAGACGTGCGCCCAGCACCACGGCCGCTGCTCCCCGCACGCTTTCTGCACCGACTACGCCACCGGGCTCTGCTGCCACTGCCAGGCCTCCTACTACGGCAACGGGCGGCAGTGCCTGCCCGAAG GGGCCGTGCATCGCCTGAACGGGAAGGTGAGCGGCAGCCTGGTGGTGGGGAGGACGCCCGTCCGCTTCCAGGACGTCGACCTGCACGCCTACATCGTGGGCAGCGACGGGAGAGCCTACACGGCCATCAGCGGGGTGCCCGCGCCTGCTGCTCGTGCCCTcctgcccctcctgcccctcGGAGGGCTCTTCGGGTGGCTCTTTGCCCTCGAGGAGCCCGGCTACGAGAACGGCTTCAGCATCACCG gtGCTGAATTCACCCAGCACCTGCAGGTGACCTTCTACCCCGGGGAGGAGCAGGTCCACATCACCCAGACGGCCGAGGGCTTGGGGCCAGACAATTACTTGAGCCTGAAGACCCACATCCAGGGCCAGGTGCCGTTCATCCCGGAGAACTCCACAGTCCACGTCGGCCCCTACAAGGAGCTGTACCACTACTCCGGCTCAG CCGTGACATCCTCAGCCCACCGGGACTACGTCCTCACCTCGGGGGCCACCAACCAGACCCTTTCGTACCGCCTGCACCAGAACATCACCTTCTCGGGCTGCCCGCACGCCCGTGGCCGCCTGCCCCCTCTCCAGCGGCTGAGCGTGGCGCGCGCCTTCGCCCTCTACGACGCCCAGGAGCAAGCCCTGCGCTACGCCCTGGCCGGCCGCATCGGCTCGGCCCACG ACGATGCTGAGAGGCCGCCGGTGAACCCGTGCCGCGATGGCACGCACACGTGCGAGGCGACGGCGCGCTGCCAgcctggcacggggctggggtaCACGTGCGAGTGCGCAGACGGCTATCGGGGAGACGGACGGGGCTGCCAAG acgtggacgagtgcggGGAGGGCCTGAGCCAGTGCGGCCCCTTCTCCGTCTGCCTCAACACCCCGGGCAGCTACCGCTGCGAGTGCCGCAGCGGGTACCGGCTGGCGGAGGACGGGCACGCCTGTGTGC CCCTGGCCGATCCCTGCGAGGACGGGAGCCACCCCTGCGCTCCAAGGGACCGCGCGCGCTGCCTGCCCCGCGCCGGGGGCATCCCCGCCTGCGAGTGCCTGCCCGGCTACACCGGGGACGGCCGCGACTGCACCG acgtggacgagtgtgCCGAAAACCCGTGTCACCCCGCCGCCGCCTGCCACAACTCCCCGGGCTCCTTCTCCTGCCAGTGCCAGCCCGGCTACGAGGGCGACGGCTTCCAGTGCGCGCACG CCCAAGGCAGCACGCAGCGGCTGACGCCGTGCGAGCACGAGCGGCTGTACCCGAGGGTGCCGGGGCACGCGGCGCAGTGCGACGAGCGGGGAGGGTACCGGCCCCTGCAGTGCCACGGGGGCACCGGGCACTGCTGGTGCGTGGATGCTTCGGGGCAGGAGATCGCCGGCACCAGGACGGCGCCGGGCAGCACGCCGCCGCGCTGCGGGAACCCAG CAGGGTCCTCCCAGCAGCTGACGCCGTGCGAACACGAGCGGCTGTACCCACGGGTGGTGCCTCCGGGCCCCTCTCCCGTGGGCGACGGGCACGTGCCGCAGTGCGACGAGCGGGGAGGGTACCGGCCCCTGCAGTGCCACGGCAGCACCGGGCACTGCTGGTGCGTGGACGCCGCGGGGCAGGAGATCGCCGGCACCAGGACGGCGCCAGGCAGCACGCCGCCGCGCTGCGGGAACCCAG AGCCCACGGAGAGGCCCCCGAGCATGTGCGAACGCTGGCGGCAGAGCCTGCTGGAGCACTACGGCGGCAGCCCCCGCGGCGACCAGTACGTCCCCCAGTGTGACACCGGGGGCCACTTCACCCCGCTGCAGTGCCACGGGGACAGCGGGTACTGCTGGTGCGTGGACGAGAGCGGCAGGGAGATCCAGGGCACGCGCTCGGAGCCCGGCAGCCCCCCGCCAT GTCTCCCCAGCGTCGCGCCGCCCAGCGTCCGGCCCTCGCCGCGGCCCGATGTGTCGCCGCCGGGCACGGGGACCTTCCTGCTGTACGCCCAGGGGCAGCAGATCGGCTACCTGCCCCTCAACGGCACGCggctgcagaaggaggaggCCAAGACCCTGCTCTCCCTGCAT GGCTCCATCGTGGTGGGGATCGACTACGACTGCCGGGAGAGGACGGTTTACTGGACCGATGTGGCCGGCAGGACCATAAACCGGGCCAGCCTGGAGCCCGGCGCCGAGCCGGAGACCGTCATCAGCTCAG GGCTCCTCAGCCCCGAGGGGCTGGCCGTGGACCACCTGCGCAGGGCCATGTTCTGGACCGACAGCGGCCTCGATAAGATCGAGCGAGCCCGGCTGGACGGCTCCGAGAGGCGGGTGCTCTTCGACACGGAGCTCGTCAACCCCCGGGCCATCGCCGTGGACCCCGTCCGAGG CAACCTTTACTGGACCGACTGGAACCGGGAGGCACCGAAAATCGAAACGGCCACCGTCAACGGGGCCAACAGGAGGGTGCTGGTCAGCAAGGACATCGGGCTGCCCAACGGCCTGACTTTCGACCCCTTCTCcaagctgctgtgctgggcagacGCAG GCACCAAGAACCTGGAGTGCACCTTCCCCGACGGGGCGGGCAGGCGCATCATCCAGAACAGCCTCAACTACCCCTTCAGCATCATCAGTTACGCCGACCACTTCTACCACACCGACTGGAGACG GGACGGCGTGATAGCTGTCAATAAGGAAACCGGCTCCTTTACGGATGAGTATCTCCCGGAGCACCGATCGCATCTCTACGGAATAACTGCCGTCTATCCCTACTGCCCTGGAG CAAGGAAATAA